In Rahnella sikkimica, the following are encoded in one genomic region:
- a CDS encoding glycine cleavage system transcriptional repressor yields the protein MPQPQQHYLVITALGADRPGIVNTITRQVSSCGCNIEDSRLAMLGDEFTFIMLLSGSWNAITLIESTLPQKGAELELLIVMKRTSAHERPPMPATVWVKVEVKDSPHLIERFTDLFDTHQMNIAELASKTRPAGATTPAQLSIQMTAHSPANTDPVIIEQAFHQLCTELNAQGSINVVSYSENENKQQ from the coding sequence TTGCCGCAGCCACAACAACATTATCTGGTTATCACCGCATTAGGTGCCGATCGCCCCGGTATCGTGAACACCATCACCCGTCAGGTCAGCAGTTGCGGCTGTAATATCGAAGACAGCCGTCTGGCAATGCTCGGCGACGAATTCACGTTTATCATGCTGCTTTCCGGCAGCTGGAATGCCATCACGCTGATTGAATCCACCTTGCCGCAAAAAGGCGCGGAGCTGGAATTATTGATCGTGATGAAGCGTACCAGCGCACATGAACGCCCGCCGATGCCTGCTACGGTTTGGGTGAAAGTTGAGGTCAAAGACTCTCCTCATCTGATTGAGCGTTTTACGGATTTATTCGATACCCATCAGATGAATATCGCCGAACTTGCCTCAAAAACACGTCCGGCGGGTGCGACCACACCTGCGCAGTTGTCAATCCAGATGACCGCGCACAGTCCCGCCAATACCGATCCGGTAATTATTGAGCAAGCGTTTCATCAGCTATGTACAGAACTGAATGCGCAAGGCAGTATTAACGTCGTTAGTTATTCTGAGAATGAAAATAAACAGCAGTAA
- a CDS encoding AI-2E family transporter: protein MLDMLLQWYRRRFTDPQAIALLAILVAGFCILYFLNGILAPLLVAIVLAYLLEWPTVRLQHVGLSRTLAVSVVLIIFAGILLLGMFVVAPVTWQQGVNLLADLPSMLNRFYDFAATLPKRYPALVDAGIIDMMAENLRSKLSGLGESVVKYSLASLVGLLTLAIYLILVPMMVFFLLKDKEQMLNAVRRILPRDRGLAGQVWAEMNQQITNYIRGKVLEMIIVGVATYLVFWIMDLRYSLLLAVLVGISVLIPYIGAMLVTIPVVIVAMFQWGLGADFWTLIVAYLVVQGLDGNVIVPLLFSEAVNLHPLVIILSVVVFGGLWGFWGVFFAIPLATLVKAVVHVWPDESLNETV from the coding sequence ATGTTGGACATGTTATTGCAATGGTATCGCCGCCGCTTTACTGACCCGCAGGCTATCGCGCTGCTGGCTATTCTGGTGGCGGGTTTCTGTATTCTTTATTTCCTCAACGGCATTCTGGCTCCGCTTTTAGTGGCGATTGTGCTGGCATATCTCCTGGAATGGCCGACGGTGCGGCTGCAACACGTCGGGCTTTCGCGCACGCTGGCCGTCAGCGTGGTGCTGATAATTTTCGCCGGTATTTTACTGCTCGGCATGTTTGTGGTTGCGCCAGTGACCTGGCAGCAGGGCGTTAATCTGCTGGCCGATTTACCGAGTATGCTTAACCGTTTCTATGATTTTGCCGCCACGTTGCCCAAACGTTATCCGGCTTTGGTGGATGCGGGCATCATCGATATGATGGCCGAAAATCTGCGCAGCAAGCTCTCAGGACTGGGTGAATCCGTCGTGAAATATTCACTGGCGTCGCTGGTCGGGTTACTGACGCTGGCGATTTACCTGATTCTGGTGCCAATGATGGTGTTCTTCTTGCTCAAGGACAAAGAGCAGATGCTCAACGCCGTTCGCCGCATTTTGCCGCGTGATCGTGGTCTGGCGGGGCAGGTCTGGGCTGAGATGAACCAGCAAATCACCAATTATATTCGCGGAAAAGTGCTGGAAATGATCATCGTCGGTGTCGCGACCTATCTGGTGTTCTGGATAATGGATCTGCGTTATTCGCTGCTGCTGGCGGTGCTGGTCGGGATATCGGTGCTGATCCCCTACATCGGCGCGATGCTGGTGACGATTCCGGTGGTGATTGTGGCGATGTTCCAGTGGGGGCTTGGCGCGGATTTCTGGACGCTGATTGTGGCGTATCTGGTGGTTCAGGGATTAGACGGCAACGTTATCGTGCCACTGCTGTTCTCGGAAGCCGTGAACCTGCATCCGCTGGTGATTATTCTGTCGGTCGTGGTATTTGGCGGGCTTTGGGGATTCTGGGGCGTCTTCTTCGCCATACCGCTGGCAACGCTGGTCAAAGCCGTGGTTCACGTCTGGCCCGATGAATCCTTAAACGAAACCGTCTAA
- the bamC gene encoding outer membrane protein assembly factor BamC has translation MASLFDKNSFQMTHLQKSAVAKVVGVSLIMLLAACSSDQRYKRQVSGDESYLDAAALHELKAPAGMILPVQNGTYDIQAGAMQGAVGKQLDIRPPSQPLALLNGSQTQFAGDSSTVLLENTPQNRDLWNSVVKAVEQNNYKIANRDDANQTLTTDFVNWNRADEDFQYQGRYQISVKKQSYQLALTVKTLELKQQDKAVTTTAEIQRYNSQMMNAITANLDKVQQDTQARLDNRRVGEIDVQSGADDTGLPVLIVRSSYGVVWDRLPNALAKAGMKVTDSSRPQGTLSVTYKPLNDDAWQTLGAKDPGLTSGDYKLQVGDLDNRSSLQFLDPKGHALSQSQNDAMVAVMQAAFSQSSAK, from the coding sequence ATGGCCTCTTTATTTGACAAGAATAGTTTCCAGATGACCCATTTGCAGAAGTCTGCTGTAGCAAAAGTGGTCGGGGTTTCCCTGATTATGTTGCTGGCCGCATGTTCCAGCGATCAACGTTATAAGCGCCAGGTAAGCGGCGATGAGTCCTATCTGGACGCCGCTGCGCTGCACGAGCTGAAAGCACCGGCAGGAATGATTTTACCGGTTCAGAACGGTACGTATGACATCCAGGCTGGCGCGATGCAAGGCGCAGTCGGTAAGCAACTCGACATTCGTCCACCGTCCCAGCCACTGGCTCTACTGAACGGTTCTCAGACCCAGTTTGCAGGCGATTCCAGCACCGTGCTGCTGGAAAATACGCCGCAAAACCGTGATCTGTGGAACAGCGTCGTAAAAGCCGTTGAGCAAAATAATTACAAAATTGCTAACCGCGATGATGCTAACCAGACTCTGACCACTGATTTCGTTAACTGGAATCGTGCAGATGAAGACTTCCAGTATCAGGGCCGTTATCAGATCAGCGTGAAAAAACAGAGCTACCAGTTAGCGCTGACCGTGAAAACGCTTGAGCTGAAACAGCAGGATAAAGCGGTCACAACGACAGCTGAAATCCAGCGTTACAACAGCCAGATGATGAACGCCATCACGGCAAATCTGGATAAAGTGCAGCAGGATACTCAGGCACGCCTCGACAACCGTCGTGTGGGTGAGATTGATGTCCAGAGCGGCGCGGATGATACCGGCTTACCGGTGCTGATTGTTCGTTCATCGTACGGCGTAGTGTGGGATCGCCTGCCGAATGCCCTGGCGAAAGCCGGCATGAAAGTCACCGACAGCAGCCGTCCGCAGGGCACCTTGTCCGTGACCTACAAACCACTGAACGACGACGCGTGGCAGACGCTGGGTGCGAAAGATCCGGGCCTTACTTCCGGTGATTACAAGCTTCAGGTCGGCGACCTCGATAACCGCAGTAGCTTGCAGTTCCTTGATCCGAAAGGACATGCTCTCAGCCAGTCGCAGAATGACGCGATGGTGGCGGTCATGCAGGCCGCGTTTAGCCAGAGCAGCGCAAAATAA
- a CDS encoding tRNA(Met) cytidine acetyltransferase TmcA — protein sequence MDIALKNTLQQQMLEQGVRRLLVFSGDAVWCSAQAEAFAQGQTGDWVWVSENSPSGAESVTFSAVHTLLGQEKLHGVFDVRTGLNADALAVFAGILKAGSWLVLLVPEWDEWPQCPDADSLRWSEQPQAIPSSRFIQRFQTLLRSHPEISVCRQNAPLAIPPLSPADAWVPPDGQPTPQQHLILQQLMNADSGVWVLTAPRGRGKSTLAGMLASQWPGICQITAPGKASANQILSHLPESARFIAPDALLALCNAEPVTDVDWLIIDEAAAIPAPMLSALITSFPRVLLSTTVQGYEGTGRGFLLKFCASLPHWHDLRLTEPVRWSARDLLEPFISELLLFSEEIPVGDTTAGMSEIFPIEANDWLREPALLQQFYGLLTSAHYRTSPLDLRRLLDAPGMTFSASRQGNTLTGALWLVEEGGLSAELAQEVWAGRRRPRGNLVAQSLAAHAGFPQAAVLRSRRISRIAVHPSFRRQGIALELLMQQKHDAQQQGLDFMSVSFGYTDELAALWQQAGFRLVRVSTQKEASSGCYAAMALLPLSHAGKALTDAAESQLNRDWRWLAPQIDRTLPLPLTGDLSFDETDWRELAGFAFAHRPLESSLPALNRLLLQLSLPLAALRAYLQQGKSVADIVQALRLNGRKDLLVRWRQETVQALKATDAAACEIWRQRTISLRAGE from the coding sequence ATGGATATTGCCCTAAAAAATACCCTGCAACAGCAGATGCTTGAACAAGGCGTTCGCCGCTTGCTGGTTTTCAGCGGCGATGCCGTGTGGTGTTCGGCGCAGGCAGAGGCGTTCGCACAAGGGCAAACGGGCGACTGGGTCTGGGTGAGCGAAAATTCTCCGTCAGGTGCGGAGTCTGTGACTTTCTCTGCGGTTCACACGTTGCTGGGGCAGGAAAAACTGCACGGCGTATTCGATGTACGAACCGGGCTGAATGCCGACGCGCTGGCGGTGTTTGCCGGCATTCTGAAAGCGGGAAGCTGGCTGGTTTTATTAGTGCCGGAATGGGATGAGTGGCCACAATGCCCTGATGCCGACAGTCTGCGCTGGAGCGAACAGCCGCAGGCGATCCCGTCTTCGCGTTTTATCCAACGTTTTCAGACTTTACTGCGCAGCCATCCTGAAATTTCCGTCTGTCGCCAGAACGCGCCTTTGGCCATTCCACCCTTATCGCCCGCCGATGCGTGGGTGCCGCCCGATGGCCAGCCAACGCCTCAGCAACATCTGATTTTACAACAGCTGATGAACGCGGACTCCGGCGTCTGGGTGCTGACGGCACCGCGCGGGCGTGGGAAATCGACGCTGGCCGGGATGCTTGCCAGCCAGTGGCCGGGCATTTGCCAGATAACCGCGCCGGGTAAAGCGTCCGCAAATCAAATTCTCAGCCATCTCCCGGAGTCCGCCCGTTTTATCGCGCCGGATGCCTTGCTTGCGTTATGCAACGCTGAGCCGGTGACGGACGTTGACTGGCTGATTATCGATGAAGCAGCGGCGATCCCGGCACCGATGCTGTCGGCGCTGATTACGTCGTTTCCCCGCGTTTTGCTCTCTACCACGGTTCAGGGTTACGAAGGGACTGGCCGCGGGTTCCTGCTGAAATTCTGCGCCTCACTGCCGCACTGGCATGATTTGCGTCTGACCGAACCGGTCCGCTGGTCAGCGCGGGATCTGCTGGAGCCGTTTATCAGCGAATTATTGCTGTTTTCGGAAGAAATTCCCGTCGGAGATACCACGGCGGGAATGTCCGAAATATTCCCTATCGAAGCCAATGACTGGCTGCGTGAACCGGCGCTGTTACAACAATTCTACGGTCTACTGACCAGCGCGCACTACCGCACCTCGCCGCTGGATTTACGCCGCCTGCTCGATGCGCCGGGCATGACTTTCAGTGCCTCCCGGCAGGGAAACACGCTGACCGGCGCGTTGTGGCTGGTGGAAGAGGGCGGGCTGAGTGCGGAGCTGGCGCAGGAAGTCTGGGCGGGAAGGCGGCGTCCGCGCGGGAATCTGGTCGCACAATCTCTTGCCGCGCACGCCGGTTTCCCGCAGGCCGCAGTTTTGCGTTCGCGCCGCATCAGCCGTATTGCCGTTCATCCGTCGTTCCGGCGTCAGGGAATTGCCCTTGAGTTGCTGATGCAGCAAAAACACGACGCGCAGCAACAGGGGCTGGATTTTATGTCGGTCAGTTTCGGGTATACCGATGAACTGGCCGCGCTCTGGCAGCAGGCCGGTTTTCGTCTGGTGCGTGTGAGTACCCAGAAAGAAGCCAGCAGCGGATGTTACGCCGCCATGGCGCTGTTACCGTTAAGCCATGCCGGGAAGGCGCTGACGGATGCCGCAGAATCCCAGCTCAACCGCGACTGGCGCTGGCTGGCACCGCAGATAGACCGCACGCTGCCGCTGCCGTTAACAGGCGATTTATCGTTTGATGAAACCGACTGGCGCGAACTGGCCGGATTTGCGTTTGCACACCGGCCGCTGGAAAGCAGCTTACCGGCGCTGAACCGCCTCTTACTGCAACTTTCCCTGCCGCTGGCCGCGCTGCGCGCTTATCTGCAACAGGGGAAAAGTGTCGCCGACATTGTGCAGGCGCTGCGGCTGAATGGCCGGAAAGATCTGCTGGTACGCTGGCGTCAGGAAACGGTGCAGGCGCTGAAAGCCACGGATGCGGCGGCGTGTGAGATTTGGCGTCAGAGGACGATTTCCCTGCGTGCTGGCGAGTAA
- the arsC gene encoding arsenate reductase (glutaredoxin) (This arsenate reductase requires both glutathione and glutaredoxin to convert arsenate to arsenite, after which the efflux transporter formed by ArsA and ArsB can extrude the arsenite from the cell, providing resistance.) — MSGEVTIYHNPRCSKSRETLKLLEDEGITPEVILYLDTPPSAETLQGLLKKLGFSSARELIRKGEEIYKTLNLADKSLREDQLLQAMVENPKLIERPIVIANGKARLGRPPEQVKEIL, encoded by the coding sequence ATGTCAGGTGAAGTTACGATTTACCACAATCCGCGCTGCTCGAAGAGTCGCGAAACGTTGAAACTGCTGGAAGATGAAGGTATTACGCCGGAAGTGATCTTGTATCTGGACACGCCTCCATCTGCCGAAACGTTGCAAGGTTTGCTGAAAAAGCTGGGATTCAGTTCTGCTCGCGAGCTGATCCGCAAAGGCGAAGAGATTTATAAGACGCTGAATCTGGCCGATAAAAGTCTGAGGGAAGATCAGCTTTTGCAGGCGATGGTGGAAAACCCGAAACTGATTGAACGTCCGATTGTGATTGCCAACGGCAAAGCGCGTTTAGGCCGGCCGCCGGAACAGGTGAAAGAGATTTTGTAA
- a CDS encoding DUF441 domain-containing protein, protein MAFLDPTLLILLVFAGLGIISHNSAVTIAMFFLLTVRITPLNNFFPWIEKYGLTIGIIILTIGVMAPIASGKISASTVVHSFFHWKSILAILVGVLVSWLGGRGLTLMGSQPHLVAGLLVGTVLGVAMFKGVPVGPLIAAGLLSMLVGKT, encoded by the coding sequence ATGGCTTTTCTCGATCCAACCCTTTTAATTCTGCTCGTTTTTGCCGGTCTCGGAATTATCAGTCACAACAGTGCCGTCACTATCGCAATGTTTTTCCTGCTGACGGTGCGCATTACACCGCTCAATAATTTCTTTCCGTGGATTGAAAAATACGGCCTCACCATCGGCATTATTATATTAACTATTGGCGTGATGGCTCCGATTGCCAGCGGTAAAATCAGCGCCAGTACCGTGGTTCACTCTTTCTTCCACTGGAAATCCATTCTGGCGATCCTGGTGGGTGTACTGGTGTCATGGCTGGGCGGACGCGGTTTAACCCTGATGGGCAGTCAGCCGCATCTGGTGGCGGGTCTGCTGGTTGGGACGGTGCTGGGCGTGGCGATGTTTAAAGGCGTTCCGGTCGGACCTCTGATTGCGGCAGGTCTGCTGTCGATGCTGGTGGGAAAAACCTGA
- the ypfJ gene encoding KPN_02809 family neutral zinc metallopeptidase → MRWQGRRESDNVEDRRGEGSNGGPGMGGGGMRLPIRGKSGIVIIIVVLVAGYYGIDLTPLIDGGQSGDVQRQTQSQSISPKDDEQAKFTSVILASTEDTWKAIFQKEGMTYREPKLVMYRGSTRTGCGTGQSVMGPFYCPADSTVYIDLSFYQDLQNKLGAGGDFAQGYVVAHEVGHHVQNLLGTERKVRQMQQGASQSVVNQLSVKMELQADCYAGVWGHAMQQQNVLEEGDLKEALDAAQAIGDDRLQQQSQGRVVPDSFTHGTSQQRYTWFKRGFDTGNPDQCNTFASR, encoded by the coding sequence ATGCGTTGGCAAGGGCGTCGCGAAAGCGACAATGTAGAAGACAGACGCGGAGAAGGATCTAACGGCGGGCCGGGAATGGGCGGTGGCGGAATGCGCCTGCCTATCCGTGGCAAAAGTGGCATTGTGATTATTATTGTGGTGCTGGTGGCGGGTTATTACGGTATCGACCTGACGCCGCTGATTGACGGCGGCCAGTCCGGTGACGTGCAAAGACAGACACAATCGCAATCCATCAGCCCGAAAGATGACGAGCAGGCGAAATTCACGTCCGTGATCCTCGCGTCAACAGAAGACACCTGGAAAGCTATTTTTCAGAAAGAGGGGATGACCTACCGCGAGCCGAAACTGGTGATGTACCGTGGCTCAACCCGAACCGGTTGTGGCACAGGTCAGTCGGTCATGGGGCCGTTTTATTGCCCGGCGGACAGCACGGTGTACATCGATCTGTCCTTCTATCAGGATTTGCAAAATAAGCTCGGCGCGGGCGGCGATTTTGCGCAAGGCTATGTGGTCGCGCATGAAGTCGGTCACCATGTGCAGAACCTGCTGGGCACTGAGCGCAAAGTTCGTCAGATGCAGCAGGGCGCTTCGCAAAGCGTGGTGAATCAGCTTTCCGTAAAAATGGAACTTCAGGCCGACTGTTATGCCGGTGTCTGGGGCCACGCAATGCAGCAGCAAAACGTGCTTGAAGAGGGGGATTTGAAAGAAGCGCTGGATGCCGCGCAGGCGATCGGCGATGACCGTTTGCAACAGCAAAGTCAGGGGCGCGTTGTCCCCGACAGCTTTACGCACGGCACGTCCCAGCAGCGCTACACCTGGTTTAAACGCGGGTTCGACACCGGCAATCCTGACCAGTGCAATACCTTCGCCAGCCGCTGA
- the bcp gene encoding thioredoxin-dependent thiol peroxidase, with protein sequence MSPLKAGDPAPQFSLPDQDGEQINLADFQGQKVLVYFYPKAMTPGCTVQACGLRDNMDQLKSAGVEVLGISTDKPEKLSRFAEKELLNFTLLSDEDHQVCEQFGVWGEKSFMGKTYDGIHRISFLLDGNGKVEKVFNDFKTTNHHDIVMAYLNGK encoded by the coding sequence ATGAGCCCACTGAAAGCCGGTGATCCTGCGCCGCAATTTAGTTTACCCGATCAAGATGGTGAACAAATTAATCTGGCCGACTTCCAGGGACAGAAAGTCCTGGTCTATTTCTACCCGAAAGCCATGACACCAGGTTGCACCGTGCAAGCCTGTGGTCTTCGCGACAACATGGATCAGTTGAAAAGCGCAGGCGTTGAAGTGCTGGGGATCAGCACCGATAAGCCAGAAAAACTGTCACGCTTCGCGGAAAAAGAGCTGCTGAACTTCACTTTGCTGTCCGATGAAGATCACCAGGTTTGCGAACAGTTTGGCGTCTGGGGTGAAAAATCCTTTATGGGGAAAACCTACGACGGCATCCATCGCATCAGCTTCCTGCTCGACGGCAATGGCAAGGTTGAGAAAGTGTTCAACGATTTCAAAACCACTAACCACCATGACATAGTAATGGCTTACCTGAACGGCAAATGA
- the dapA gene encoding 4-hydroxy-tetrahydrodipicolinate synthase yields the protein MFTGSIVALVTPMDTKGAVDRASLKKLIDYHVSSGTAAIVSVGTTGESATLSHEEHGDVVLQTLELADGRIPVIAGTGANATAEAISLTQRFEKSGVVGCLTVTPYYNRPTQEGLYQHFKAIAENTSLPQILYNVPSRTGCDMLPPTIARLAKLKNIVAVKEATGNLSRVSQIQVLVDDEDFILLSGDDASGLDFMQLGGKGVISVTANVAAREMAQLCELAASGNFAEARRLNQRLMPLHQHLFVEANPIPVKWACKALGLMATDTLRLPMTPLTDAARPVVEEALKSAGLL from the coding sequence ATGTTTACGGGAAGTATTGTTGCACTGGTTACGCCGATGGACACCAAAGGTGCTGTCGATCGCGCGAGTCTGAAAAAACTGATTGATTATCATGTGTCCAGTGGTACTGCGGCGATCGTTTCCGTTGGCACGACCGGCGAGTCGGCAACGTTAAGCCATGAAGAGCACGGTGACGTGGTGCTTCAGACGCTGGAACTGGCCGATGGGCGCATTCCTGTTATCGCAGGCACGGGGGCAAATGCCACCGCTGAAGCGATTTCTCTTACACAACGCTTTGAAAAAAGTGGCGTTGTTGGCTGCCTGACAGTCACGCCGTATTACAACCGCCCGACGCAGGAAGGCTTGTATCAGCATTTCAAAGCCATTGCTGAAAACACCTCTCTGCCGCAAATTCTCTACAACGTGCCTTCACGTACCGGCTGCGATATGTTGCCGCCGACCATCGCGCGTTTAGCAAAATTGAAGAATATTGTTGCTGTTAAAGAGGCAACAGGGAACTTAAGTCGTGTTAGTCAGATCCAAGTGCTGGTTGATGATGAAGATTTCATTCTGCTAAGCGGCGATGACGCCAGCGGTCTGGACTTTATGCAACTCGGCGGCAAGGGCGTCATTTCTGTCACTGCCAACGTAGCTGCCCGTGAAATGGCTCAACTGTGTGAGCTGGCGGCCTCCGGTAACTTTGCCGAAGCGCGTCGCCTGAATCAGCGCCTGATGCCTTTGCATCAGCATTTGTTTGTAGAAGCAAACCCAATCCCGGTGAAATGGGCCTGTAAGGCACTGGGTTTGATGGCAACCGATACTCTGCGTCTGCCTATGACGCCGTTAACAGATGCTGCCCGTCCGGTCGTGGAAGAAGCATTAAAAAGCGCCGGTTTGCTGTAA
- the purC gene encoding phosphoribosylaminoimidazolesuccinocarboxamide synthase — MQKLAELYRGKAKTVYTTENPDLLVLEFRNDTSALDGQRIEQFDRKGMVNNKFNHFIMAKLEEAGIPTQMERLLSDTEVLVKKLDMVPVECVIRNRAAGSLVKRLGIEEGLELNPPLFDLFLKNDAMHDPMINESYCKTFGWVNEENLARMKELSYKANDVLSKLFDDAGLILVDFKLEFGLFNGEVVLGDEFSPDGSRLWDKETLNKMDKDRYRQSLGGLIEAYEEVAHRIGVKLD, encoded by the coding sequence ATGCAAAAGTTAGCTGAGTTGTATCGCGGCAAGGCGAAAACCGTCTACACCACCGAAAACCCGGACCTTCTGGTACTGGAGTTCCGTAACGATACGTCAGCACTGGATGGTCAGCGTATTGAGCAGTTCGACCGTAAAGGCATGGTTAACAACAAATTTAACCATTTCATCATGGCTAAGCTGGAAGAAGCCGGTATTCCTACTCAAATGGAACGCCTGTTGTCTGACACCGAAGTGCTGGTGAAAAAACTGGATATGGTCCCGGTTGAATGCGTTATCCGTAACCGTGCTGCCGGGTCGCTGGTAAAACGTCTGGGCATTGAAGAGGGTCTGGAACTGAACCCGCCGTTGTTCGATCTGTTCCTGAAAAACGACGCGATGCACGACCCGATGATCAATGAGTCTTACTGCAAGACCTTTGGCTGGGTGAACGAGGAAAACCTCGCGCGCATGAAAGAGCTGAGCTACAAAGCGAACGACGTTCTGAGCAAACTGTTTGACGATGCCGGTCTGATCCTGGTCGATTTCAAACTGGAGTTCGGTCTGTTCAACGGTGAAGTTGTGCTGGGCGATGAATTCTCCCCGGACGGCAGCCGCCTGTGGGATAAAGAAACCCTGAACAAGATGGATAAAGACCGTTACCGCCAGAGCCTCGGTGGCCTGATCGAAGCGTACGAAGAAGTTGCGCATCGCATCGGTGTAAAACTGGACTAA
- a CDS encoding beta-barrel assembly-enhancing protease, translated as MFMVMRLKKTVIALCLGSLFTGTVLPAGADDSSFWSTPVGSSSQNTRSPSAPATSDQLPDIGTTAGGTLSINQELQMGDFYVRQMRASTPLINDPLLNQYINALGQRLVAHAYSVRTPFHFFIVNNDELNAFAFFGGNVVLHSSLFRYTDNESQLASVMAHEISHVTQRHLARAMEDQQRNAPLTWVGALGSILLAMASPQMGMAALTGTLAGTAQGMISFTQANEQEADRIGIQVLQRSGFDPQAMPAFLQKLADQASYSTRPPEMLLTHPLPDSRLADIRNRANQMPHLFVQSSQDYVMAKVRILGMYGSESYPLSDDYLNKLSNGNIREQLASKYGHALQFYKAKKFDQARAILEPLLATYPGNEWLLDLSTDNDIDSKRAPQAIARLEQAGAATSSNPVLQLNLANAYLEGAKPANAMKILNRYTFNYPGDPNGWDLLSQAAAAQGLRAQELAARAESMALVGRLDQAIEMLSNASALQKLGSLEQARYDARIDQLRQLQGRFRQYQKG; from the coding sequence ATGTTTATGGTTATGCGGTTGAAAAAAACGGTGATCGCTTTGTGCCTGGGCAGCCTGTTCACTGGCACAGTCCTCCCCGCAGGAGCCGACGACAGTTCATTCTGGTCGACGCCCGTTGGTTCTTCATCCCAAAATACCCGTTCGCCTTCAGCCCCGGCGACGAGCGACCAGCTTCCCGACATCGGCACCACTGCGGGCGGGACGCTCAGTATTAATCAGGAATTGCAGATGGGCGATTTTTACGTCCGTCAGATGCGCGCCAGCACCCCGCTGATTAATGATCCGTTGCTGAATCAATATATTAATGCGCTGGGGCAACGTCTGGTGGCCCACGCGTATTCCGTCCGCACGCCTTTCCATTTCTTTATCGTCAATAACGATGAGCTGAACGCCTTTGCCTTCTTCGGCGGCAACGTGGTGCTTCACTCCTCGCTGTTCCGTTATACCGATAACGAAAGCCAGCTGGCATCGGTTATGGCGCACGAAATTTCTCACGTGACGCAACGCCATCTGGCGCGTGCGATGGAAGATCAGCAGCGTAACGCGCCGCTGACGTGGGTTGGCGCGCTCGGATCGATTCTTCTGGCAATGGCCAGCCCGCAAATGGGTATGGCGGCGCTGACCGGCACACTGGCCGGAACCGCGCAGGGGATGATCAGCTTCACGCAGGCCAACGAACAGGAAGCTGACCGTATCGGAATTCAGGTATTACAGCGTTCTGGTTTTGACCCGCAGGCAATGCCCGCTTTCCTGCAAAAACTCGCCGATCAGGCCAGTTATTCGACCCGACCGCCGGAAATGCTGCTGACGCACCCGTTGCCGGATAGCCGTCTGGCCGACATCCGCAACCGCGCCAACCAGATGCCGCACCTGTTTGTCCAGTCGTCGCAGGACTACGTGATGGCGAAAGTGCGTATCCTCGGGATGTACGGCTCAGAAAGCTATCCGCTCTCCGATGACTATCTGAACAAACTGAGCAACGGCAACATCCGCGAACAGCTGGCGTCGAAATACGGTCACGCATTGCAGTTCTATAAAGCGAAAAAATTCGATCAGGCGCGCGCCATTCTTGAGCCGCTGCTGGCAACCTATCCGGGCAACGAATGGTTGCTCGATTTATCCACCGATAATGACATCGACAGTAAACGCGCTCCGCAGGCGATCGCCCGTCTGGAGCAGGCTGGTGCCGCGACCAGTTCAAACCCTGTTTTGCAGCTGAACCTGGCGAATGCCTATCTGGAAGGCGCAAAACCGGCGAATGCCATGAAAATCCTGAACCGTTATACGTTCAATTATCCGGGCGATCCGAACGGCTGGGATTTATTGTCTCAGGCCGCCGCCGCGCAAGGCTTACGTGCGCAGGAACTGGCCGCCCGCGCTGAAAGTATGGCGCTGGTCGGGCGTCTGGATCAGGCGATTGAAATGCTGAGTAATGCCAGCGCGCTGCAGAAATTAGGCAGCCTCGAGCAGGCCCGTTACGATGCACGTATTGATCAGCTCCGCCAGTTGCAGGGGCGTTTCCGCCAGTATCAGAAAGGCTGA